The following coding sequences are from one Lolium rigidum isolate FL_2022 chromosome 6, APGP_CSIRO_Lrig_0.1, whole genome shotgun sequence window:
- the LOC124664277 gene encoding Bowman-Birk type trypsin inhibitor TI1-like, whose protein sequence is MNMKRCLSACILLMLSLEGALLVAGRPSAASAAATTIRLPSDTQAAEPARPWDCCDFALCTLSLPQYCRCLDQVDHCAATCKDCAASPMDPSRHVCQDMYMGFPGPRCTDDGNNVGN, encoded by the exons ATGAACATGAAGAGGTGCCTCAGCGCTTGCATTCTGCTGATGCTTTCACTCGAGGGAGCCCTCCTCGTCGCcggccgcccctccgccgcctccgccgccgccaccaccattcgCCTCCCCAGCGACACCCAAG CAGCGGAACCGGCGAGGCCGTGGGACTGCTGCGACTTCGCGCTGTGCACCCTGTCGCTCCCGCAGTACTGCCGTTGCTTGGACCAGGTGGACCATTGCGCCGCCACCTGCAAGGACTGCGCAGCCTCCCCGATGGACCCTTCCCGCCACGTCTGCCAAGACATGTACATGGGGTTCCCCGGGCCCAGGTGCACCGACGACGGTAACAATGTCGGTAACTAG